The following coding sequences are from one Paenibacillus stellifer window:
- a CDS encoding GH32 C-terminal domain-containing protein: MTHKLKAVRIVLLSAAILMASTSTGISSLKPDTGWAAPESAEPAGGNKEGISIFENANNANNINTNLSGWQTLGKGRIEETTEGLLLNSESRENVIALSETAAEDFIYEADVMIQDDKADSSLVFRSGDDGWSSYMLQIAPGAGLLRLKDAAGGGDKLYEERPVTLRAGEIYHLKVRAEGESLKVYWGNAYKPVIEVKDSAHRSGRLGLHVFDGSALFQNITVSDLNGNLGTVLLSSGEWQPDLRGRKGSAAGESRALRLYDRQSADFVYEGSISLSSGSAASLVFRASSDGARGYEALLKKEGDRLGVELTKADGTVLASSGRTYPSVDGARHFVEIEAKGSRILVFVDGYESAAVDVTDSSYSGGYAGFAVSKGTAVFQDAYVTDAEDYYTETYRPAYHYSPIRGSASDPNGLVYFDGEYHLFHQDGGTWAHAVSTDLLHWKRLPIALPWNDLGHVWSGSAVVDSDNTSGLFADSGGKGLIAYYTSFNPDGPNGNQRIGIAYSKDRGRTWVYPDDRGIVIENPGKNGEDPGGWDFRDPKVVRDEAHNRWVMAVSGGDHIRFFTSSNLLDWTLTDNWGYGSYIRGGVWECPDLFPMTVQGTGEKKWVLMISTGANANTGGSDAEYFVGNLTAEGKFVNDNPAGTVLRTDFGKEFYASMSFSDVPDGRRIVMAWMSNWDYPFAFPTSGWKGELSVPRELSLVMTEEGPRLTQQPVREMDDLKSKLYSTASKTVNPSSSNLLKGIVSGTYEIKAEVEIPAGSSVSEFGFNVREGAGQKTVIGYRPGESRLFVDRSASGERDFSSLFNTRQETSLAAENRRVKLTILVDESSVEVFAGDGRAVFSDVIFPDPSSREMSFYTKDGSVRVVSLAVNRLQPVYNPDAGSAERIVMDTSDRELGTLQSATLRAAVENGPGKGAQPLKWSSSNEAVVSLRTAKGSEAILDATGEGEAVITASTPNGKAKASVRVSVFAGTFQTNLGGWSSTPAGASWMVSPDGMRGSYFSDAAYMAQEKAGNFVYTADLTLSESGGAGSLLFRASEDGRSGYYLNLDPNMKAIRLFYKIAGRFEERQVLARVPDFIRPGQTYSIRIEADGPHIIVNVDGRKVIDFKDGTFAEGQFGLHVFGGSASFQNVRLSGEAPANLPAASIVNAALPKSLYTANLTNGEAVTLQDSGGTPDQKWVFVPTGDEAGSCSIRAISGQALDLDTGQSKIQLYDYLGYDNQRWIIQRHEDGTASILSAYNRLALAVSEDGSRLVLEAEQDGERRQRWMIGL; this comes from the coding sequence ATGACACATAAGCTGAAAGCTGTTCGCATTGTTCTGCTGTCTGCCGCAATTCTGATGGCTTCGACGTCTACCGGAATTTCCAGTCTCAAGCCGGATACAGGATGGGCAGCGCCGGAAAGTGCAGAGCCGGCCGGAGGTAACAAGGAGGGAATTTCTATTTTTGAAAACGCTAACAACGCTAACAACATTAACACGAATCTGAGCGGCTGGCAGACTCTCGGCAAGGGGCGGATAGAGGAAACGACGGAAGGGCTGCTGCTGAACTCGGAGTCCCGGGAAAATGTGATCGCCTTGTCGGAAACGGCTGCGGAGGATTTCATTTATGAGGCTGACGTGATGATCCAGGATGACAAGGCGGACAGCTCGCTGGTCTTCCGTTCAGGCGATGACGGCTGGAGCTCCTATATGCTGCAGATTGCGCCGGGTGCCGGACTTCTTCGCCTTAAGGACGCCGCCGGAGGAGGGGATAAGCTCTATGAAGAACGTCCCGTTACTCTTAGAGCCGGTGAGATCTATCACCTGAAGGTCCGGGCGGAAGGCGAATCACTTAAAGTCTATTGGGGCAATGCCTATAAGCCTGTAATTGAGGTAAAAGACAGCGCCCACCGCTCGGGACGGCTCGGACTTCATGTCTTTGACGGCTCCGCTCTCTTTCAGAATATCACCGTCAGCGATTTGAACGGGAATCTGGGAACGGTTCTGCTGAGCAGCGGAGAGTGGCAGCCCGATCTCCGGGGCAGGAAGGGCAGCGCCGCCGGGGAGAGCCGGGCGCTCAGGCTCTATGATCGCCAGAGTGCCGATTTTGTCTATGAGGGAAGTATCTCGCTGTCTTCCGGGTCCGCTGCGTCCCTGGTCTTCCGTGCCTCTTCGGATGGCGCCAGAGGTTATGAAGCCCTTCTGAAGAAGGAAGGCGACCGGCTCGGCGTGGAGCTGACGAAGGCGGACGGCACGGTGCTGGCTTCCTCCGGCCGGACATATCCGAGCGTGGACGGCGCCCGTCATTTCGTCGAAATCGAGGCGAAAGGCAGCCGGATTCTAGTCTTCGTGGACGGCTATGAGTCTGCTGCCGTTGATGTGACCGACAGCTCTTATTCCGGCGGGTATGCGGGATTTGCCGTGAGCAAGGGAACGGCGGTCTTTCAGGATGCTTATGTGACGGATGCAGAGGACTATTACACCGAGACCTACCGTCCCGCCTATCATTATTCGCCGATTCGCGGTTCCGCAAGCGATCCGAACGGACTGGTCTACTTCGATGGCGAGTATCATCTCTTTCACCAGGACGGCGGCACCTGGGCGCATGCCGTCAGCACCGATCTGCTGCACTGGAAGCGCCTGCCGATCGCTCTGCCCTGGAACGACCTCGGGCATGTGTGGTCAGGCTCGGCGGTTGTCGACTCAGACAACACATCGGGGCTGTTCGCCGATTCCGGGGGCAAGGGGCTGATCGCCTATTACACGTCCTTCAATCCGGACGGACCGAACGGCAATCAGCGCATCGGCATCGCCTACAGCAAGGACCGGGGCCGTACCTGGGTGTATCCGGATGACCGGGGAATCGTCATCGAGAATCCCGGGAAGAACGGAGAAGACCCGGGCGGCTGGGATTTCCGGGACCCCAAGGTGGTCCGCGATGAGGCCCATAACCGCTGGGTCATGGCCGTATCCGGCGGAGACCATATCCGCTTCTTCACTTCGTCCAATCTGCTCGACTGGACGTTGACCGACAACTGGGGCTATGGCAGCTACATCCGGGGCGGCGTCTGGGAATGCCCCGACCTGTTCCCGATGACCGTCCAGGGAACCGGGGAGAAGAAATGGGTGCTCATGATCAGCACGGGCGCGAACGCGAACACGGGCGGCTCGGATGCGGAGTATTTTGTGGGGAATTTGACGGCGGAAGGCAAATTCGTGAACGATAACCCGGCGGGAACTGTGCTGCGTACCGATTTCGGCAAGGAATTCTACGCTTCCATGTCGTTCTCGGATGTGCCGGACGGCCGCCGGATTGTGATGGCCTGGATGTCCAACTGGGATTATCCGTTCGCCTTCCCGACTTCCGGCTGGAAGGGCGAGCTGAGCGTTCCCCGGGAATTGTCGCTCGTCATGACGGAGGAAGGCCCGCGCCTTACTCAGCAGCCTGTCAGGGAGATGGATGACCTGAAGAGCAAGCTGTACAGCACGGCGAGCAAGACGGTGAACCCGTCGTCGTCCAATCTTCTGAAGGGCATCGTCTCCGGGACCTATGAAATCAAGGCCGAGGTGGAGATCCCGGCAGGGTCCAGCGTCTCGGAATTCGGCTTCAACGTGCGGGAGGGAGCCGGGCAGAAGACGGTCATCGGCTACAGACCCGGTGAAAGCAGGCTGTTCGTGGACCGCTCCGCATCGGGGGAGAGAGATTTCTCCAGCCTGTTCAACACGAGGCAGGAGACTTCGCTTGCGGCGGAGAACCGCAGGGTCAAGCTGACGATTCTGGTCGACGAATCTTCGGTTGAGGTATTCGCCGGAGACGGGCGCGCCGTGTTCTCTGACGTGATTTTCCCTGATCCGTCCAGCCGTGAAATGAGCTTCTATACGAAGGACGGCAGCGTCCGGGTCGTATCGCTTGCGGTCAACCGGCTGCAGCCGGTATATAATCCGGATGCCGGATCGGCGGAACGGATTGTCATGGATACGAGCGACCGTGAGCTGGGGACCCTGCAGAGTGCCACGCTGCGGGCAGCCGTAGAGAACGGACCCGGCAAAGGGGCCCAGCCGTTGAAGTGGAGCTCCAGCAACGAAGCCGTGGTAAGCCTCCGGACAGCGAAGGGGTCGGAAGCGATCCTGGATGCGACAGGGGAAGGCGAAGCCGTCATCACGGCATCGACCCCGAACGGCAAGGCCAAGGCAAGCGTTCGGGTGAGCGTCTTCGCCGGGACGTTTCAGACCAACCTCGGCGGCTGGTCAAGTACTCCGGCCGGAGCCTCGTGGATGGTAAGCCCGGACGGCATGCGCGGCAGCTATTTCAGCGATGCGGCCTACATGGCTCAGGAGAAGGCGGGGAACTTCGTATATACCGCCGACTTGACTCTGAGCGAATCGGGAGGAGCGGGATCGCTGCTGTTCCGGGCAAGTGAAGACGGGCGCAGCGGCTATTACCTGAACCTTGACCCCAACATGAAAGCGATCCGCCTGTTCTACAAGATTGCCGGGCGGTTTGAGGAGAGACAGGTGCTCGCAAGGGTTCCGGATTTCATTCGCCCGGGTCAGACCTATTCCATCCGCATTGAGGCGGACGGCCCCCATATCATCGTAAATGTCGATGGGCGGAAGGTGATCGATTTCAAGGACGGCACTTTTGCGGAAGGACAGTTTGGGCTTCATGTATTCGGCGGCTCCGCATCCTTCCAGAACGTCAGGCTGAGCGGGGAAGCGCCAGCGAACCTGCCTGCTGCAAGCATCGTGAATGCGGCCCTTCCAAAGTCTCTGTACACGGCCAATCTGACGAACGGCGAAGCCGTCACGCTTCAGGATTCCGGCGGAACCCCGGATCAGAAGTGGGTGTTCGTGCCGACCGGTGACGAAGCCGGTTCTTGCTCGATCCGCGCGATCTCCGGCCAGGCGCTCGATCTCGATACCGGCCAGAGTAAAATCCAGCTGTATGACTACCTGGGCTATGACAATCAGCGCTGGATCATCCAGCGACATGAAGACGGCACGGCTTCCATCCTCTCGGCCTACAACCGGCTGGCTTTGGCAGTGTCCGAGGATGGGTCCAGGCTTGTGCTCGAAGCCGAGCAGGACGGCGAGCGGCGTCAGAGATGGATGATCGGATTGTGA
- a CDS encoding carbohydrate ABC transporter permease, translating into MSQHATVQKRLASRKEKRTYWTRRRREQLAGWLFIAPEVLGMLVLAVFPLLFSLGLSLTEWNLVGGLSAIHFVGLDNFAELFQDNRFLHALKNNIGFTAGTVPATMLIGVVLAAVIHKKLYFKDYFKAAFFVPYICSTVAVAAVWSALYHPSKGPLNQMLIHLGISEPPRWLVDTSWSLVAIMIIYIWQLLGYQIIIFLAGMSNIPDELYEAARIDGASGIQQFRRITLPLLGPTTFFLAITSTISSFKVFDMIKFLTDGGPNYSSTVIVYQIYEEGFQNFRMGYASAMSWILFLLIMLVTSVTWITQSRKVHY; encoded by the coding sequence ATGAGCCAGCATGCAACGGTTCAGAAGCGGCTTGCGTCACGTAAGGAGAAGCGGACGTACTGGACGCGCCGGCGGCGCGAACAGCTGGCCGGCTGGCTGTTCATCGCGCCCGAAGTGCTCGGCATGCTCGTCCTTGCCGTGTTCCCGCTTCTCTTCAGCCTGGGGCTCAGCCTGACGGAATGGAATCTGGTCGGCGGGTTGTCCGCCATCCATTTCGTCGGACTGGATAACTTCGCCGAGCTGTTTCAGGATAACCGTTTCCTACATGCGCTGAAGAACAACATCGGCTTCACAGCCGGGACCGTGCCGGCGACGATGCTGATCGGCGTCGTCCTGGCGGCGGTCATCCACAAGAAGCTCTACTTCAAGGATTATTTCAAAGCGGCCTTCTTCGTTCCGTATATTTGCTCGACGGTCGCGGTCGCGGCGGTATGGTCGGCGCTCTATCATCCCTCGAAAGGCCCGCTCAACCAGATGCTGATCCATCTGGGCATTTCAGAGCCGCCGCGCTGGCTCGTGGACACGAGCTGGTCGCTGGTTGCCATCATGATCATCTATATTTGGCAGCTGCTCGGCTATCAGATCATCATTTTTCTGGCGGGAATGTCCAATATTCCGGATGAGCTGTACGAGGCCGCGAGAATTGACGGGGCGAGCGGCATTCAGCAGTTCCGGCGGATTACGCTGCCGCTGCTGGGGCCGACGACTTTTTTTCTGGCGATTACAAGCACGATTTCATCCTTCAAGGTGTTCGATATGATCAAGTTTCTGACGGACGGCGGGCCCAATTACTCCAGCACGGTTATCGTCTACCAGATTTACGAGGAGGGGTTTCAGAACTTCAGGATGGGCTATGCTTCCGCCATGAGCTGGATTCTCTTCCTGCTTATCATGCTCGTGACCTCCGTGACCTGGATAACGCAGAGCCGGAAGGTCCACTATTAA
- a CDS encoding FAD-dependent oxidoreductase — protein MKSREILLDASYDVIVIGGGPAGCTAAASAAREGAKTLLIEGTSGLGGMGTSALVPAWCPFSDKEKLVYRGLAQKVFETLKSRMPHVKPDAMDWVPIEPEKLKVVYDELVTEAGADVLFLTSLADVETDEQGNITVIVVLNKGGLQAYRAQVYVDCTGDGDLAAWAGAEVRKGDGASGDLQPATHCFILGNVDDYAYLNGPLLHKENPHSPIHEAVASGRYPGVPDTHLCNNQIAPRAVGFNAGHLWGVDNTDPRSVSKALIRGRKMASDYLDMLGDIHPAAFAGAYVASTGTLMGTRESRRIIGDYVLTVDDYVSRRSFEDEICRNSYFIDVHGTEKEEKSEAGSSQTVTLYGPGESHGIPYRCLTPRGLRNVLVAGRSISCERQVLGSVRVMPVCLAMGEAAGMAASHAASGGGDVHRVDVSRLRRRLREEGAYLPELSAAVNEQGGVR, from the coding sequence TTGAAGAGCAGAGAAATTCTGTTGGACGCTTCCTATGATGTGATCGTCATCGGAGGCGGACCGGCGGGCTGCACCGCAGCGGCATCGGCCGCGCGGGAGGGGGCGAAGACGCTGCTGATCGAAGGAACTTCCGGCCTCGGCGGAATGGGGACATCGGCGCTTGTTCCCGCCTGGTGCCCCTTCTCGGACAAGGAGAAGCTGGTCTACCGCGGATTGGCGCAGAAGGTGTTCGAGACGCTGAAGTCACGGATGCCCCATGTGAAGCCGGATGCGATGGATTGGGTGCCGATCGAGCCGGAGAAGCTGAAGGTGGTCTACGACGAGCTCGTTACGGAGGCCGGAGCGGATGTGCTGTTTCTGACTTCGCTGGCTGATGTGGAGACCGATGAACAGGGGAATATCACGGTCATTGTCGTTCTGAATAAAGGCGGGCTGCAGGCGTACCGGGCACAGGTCTATGTGGACTGTACGGGCGACGGCGACCTGGCCGCCTGGGCAGGGGCCGAAGTCCGGAAGGGAGACGGCGCTAGCGGCGATCTTCAGCCGGCGACCCACTGCTTCATCCTCGGCAATGTCGATGATTATGCGTATTTGAACGGGCCGCTCCTGCACAAGGAAAATCCGCACAGCCCGATTCATGAAGCGGTGGCTTCCGGCCGGTATCCGGGCGTACCGGACACGCATCTGTGCAACAATCAGATTGCACCGCGCGCTGTCGGCTTCAATGCCGGTCATCTATGGGGCGTGGACAATACGGACCCCCGTTCCGTCTCCAAGGCGCTGATCCGGGGCCGGAAGATGGCCTCGGACTATCTGGACATGCTGGGTGACATTCACCCGGCGGCCTTTGCGGGCGCTTATGTCGCCAGCACTGGCACCTTGATGGGCACCCGCGAGTCCCGGCGGATTATCGGCGACTATGTGCTGACGGTGGACGATTACGTCTCCCGGCGCAGCTTCGAGGACGAAATCTGCCGCAACAGCTACTTCATCGATGTGCATGGCACCGAGAAGGAGGAGAAGAGCGAGGCGGGGTCCTCGCAGACGGTCACGCTTTACGGCCCGGGCGAATCGCACGGCATCCCGTACCGCTGCCTGACGCCCCGGGGCCTTCGCAACGTGCTTGTGGCCGGCCGCTCCATCTCCTGCGAGCGCCAGGTGCTCGGCAGCGTCCGCGTGATGCCGGTCTGCCTCGCTATGGGCGAAGCCGCCGGCATGGCTGCGTCGCATGCCGCCTCTGGGGGCGGAGACGTGCATCGGGTCGACGTCTCCCGGCTGCGGCGGCGCCTGCGTGAGGAAGGCGCCTACCTGCCGGAGCTGTCCGCAGCCGTGAACGAACAGGGGGGAGTACGATGA
- a CDS encoding ABC transporter substrate-binding protein, translating to MKKPALWMAGLLLMFTVSACGNNGSAPAANGGKDAEPTAASQTKAPAEKEKIKFYTFKSSKPEEPTFQAVEAYNKSQDKVEVEYVSLVQNSDSTEFLKKLDVLVAGGEVVDAFMTGNEEELLERASRGVVEPLNPYFEAEGVKPEDEYFKVLKLDDKVYGLMNSSTLWFTVFNKQQLDEAGLKLPEMGWTWDDFREYAKKLTTKDHYGTYFHTWGEYANIIAYSEHPNPQLDASLKPIYDDPSFRYFFNLRRAMEKEDKSVEPYADVLASNYHVLQQFFAGKASMLAVPSYAVRAGLNLEKFPHDFQMVYAPLPRSVDAKDVGMTNISGGGLAVGAKSQHKQAAYDFIRWMTKEAYKYTKEIPSLKKVDGKALLQEFFSENQNLIDIDSLANTLFDSRNKMPEGSFTVPYGSQLKTIVENGFASYMLDNRDFDQVKAEMTAETEKVVAANNK from the coding sequence ATGAAGAAGCCTGCATTATGGATGGCCGGCCTGCTGCTGATGTTCACAGTCAGCGCATGTGGCAATAACGGGAGCGCGCCAGCCGCGAATGGCGGCAAAGACGCCGAACCAACGGCAGCCAGCCAAACCAAAGCGCCTGCGGAGAAAGAGAAGATCAAATTTTACACCTTCAAGTCAAGCAAGCCCGAGGAACCGACATTCCAGGCCGTTGAGGCGTACAACAAGTCTCAGGATAAAGTGGAAGTGGAGTATGTCTCGCTTGTCCAGAACAGCGACAGTACGGAGTTCCTGAAGAAGCTCGATGTGCTCGTTGCCGGGGGTGAAGTTGTAGACGCTTTCATGACAGGGAATGAGGAAGAACTGCTGGAACGGGCCTCGCGGGGCGTTGTGGAGCCGCTGAATCCGTACTTTGAAGCAGAGGGCGTCAAACCGGAGGACGAATACTTCAAGGTTCTCAAGCTGGATGACAAAGTGTACGGACTGATGAATTCCTCCACGCTGTGGTTCACGGTCTTCAACAAGCAGCAGCTAGACGAGGCCGGACTGAAGCTGCCGGAGATGGGCTGGACCTGGGATGATTTCCGCGAATATGCCAAAAAGCTGACGACCAAGGACCATTACGGCACCTATTTCCACACCTGGGGCGAATACGCGAATATTATCGCCTACTCCGAGCATCCGAACCCGCAGCTGGACGCAAGCCTCAAGCCGATCTATGACGATCCGTCCTTCCGTTACTTCTTCAATCTCCGCCGCGCGATGGAAAAAGAAGACAAGAGCGTAGAGCCTTATGCCGACGTGCTGGCCTCGAACTATCATGTGCTTCAGCAGTTTTTTGCCGGCAAAGCCAGCATGTTGGCCGTTCCGAGCTATGCAGTCCGGGCAGGCCTCAATCTAGAGAAGTTCCCGCATGACTTCCAGATGGTGTATGCACCGCTTCCCCGTTCCGTGGATGCCAAGGATGTCGGGATGACGAACATTTCCGGCGGCGGTCTGGCGGTTGGCGCCAAATCGCAGCACAAGCAGGCGGCTTACGATTTCATCCGCTGGATGACGAAGGAAGCCTACAAATACACGAAGGAGATTCCATCCCTGAAAAAAGTCGACGGCAAAGCGCTCCTGCAAGAGTTCTTCAGCGAGAACCAGAATCTGATCGACATCGATTCGCTCGCAAACACTCTCTTTGACAGCCGCAACAAAATGCCGGAGGGCAGTTTCACCGTACCGTACGGCAGCCAGTTGAAGACGATCGTCGAGAATGGCTTCGCAAGCTATATGCTGGACAATCGGGACTTCGATCAGGTCAAGGCGGAAATGACGGCGGAAACCGAGAAAGTGGTTGCGGCCAACAACAAGTAG
- a CDS encoding ROK family protein: protein MVIGAVEAGGTKFVCGIGNEHGTIEDKISFPTGHPDETVPRVIEYFKDKSVDAIGIGSFGPIDVTPESPTYGFVTTTPKPGWAQYDLLGILRREFPVPFGWDTDVNAAALGEAKWGAAQGLSSCLYYTVGTGIGIGVYSEGRTVHGLVHPEGGHTLVRRHPDDDFDGICPYHGDCLEGMAAGPALQARWGAKGHELPENHAAWEIESFYLAQSISNAVLLLSPEKVILGGGVMQQSQLFPLIREGVRRNLNGYVQSGVITDDIGSYIVPPGLGQQAGLCGALALGVEAWKNQTSSV from the coding sequence ATGGTGATCGGAGCGGTTGAAGCGGGGGGCACGAAATTCGTCTGCGGAATCGGGAACGAGCATGGAACCATTGAGGATAAGATCAGCTTCCCGACCGGGCATCCGGATGAGACCGTGCCCAGGGTCATTGAATATTTCAAAGACAAGTCCGTGGACGCCATCGGCATCGGGTCATTCGGCCCGATTGATGTTACGCCGGAGAGCCCGACCTACGGGTTCGTGACGACGACGCCCAAGCCAGGCTGGGCGCAGTACGATCTGCTCGGCATCCTGCGGCGGGAGTTCCCGGTGCCGTTCGGCTGGGATACCGATGTGAACGCTGCAGCTCTGGGCGAAGCCAAATGGGGCGCCGCACAGGGTCTGTCCAGCTGCCTGTATTATACCGTCGGTACCGGAATCGGTATCGGCGTGTATTCGGAAGGCCGGACAGTTCATGGCCTGGTGCATCCGGAAGGCGGGCATACCTTGGTCAGACGCCATCCGGATGACGATTTTGACGGTATTTGCCCGTATCACGGAGACTGCCTGGAGGGAATGGCGGCAGGCCCCGCCCTGCAAGCGAGATGGGGCGCGAAGGGTCATGAGCTGCCGGAGAACCATGCGGCATGGGAGATCGAATCCTTTTACCTCGCACAGTCGATTTCGAATGCCGTTCTGCTGCTGTCCCCGGAGAAGGTCATTCTCGGCGGAGGCGTCATGCAGCAGTCCCAGCTGTTCCCGCTCATCCGGGAGGGTGTGCGGCGGAACCTGAACGGGTATGTGCAGTCCGGCGTTATTACGGATGATATCGGGAGCTATATTGTTCCTCCGGGTCTCGGCCAGCAGGCGGGATTATGCGGGGCATTGGCTCTGGGAGTAGAAGCGTGGAAGAATCAGACCTCGTCCGTTTGA
- a CDS encoding carbohydrate ABC transporter permease, with protein MTTRTFKLGNAVLTALFGIISIFFLLPLVWMISAASKTEKEVWTFPIQWIPKEWHFVQNFKTIWMGDVSFGLFYWNSIKIALISTLATLLISAMAGYALSKLEFKGKGLVFGAMMAFMMIPEQATLVPRYIMIKEFGLYDTHAALILMGMFSSYFTFLLRQFMLGVHNDLLEAAELDGAGFFRIFWSVMLPLSRPILATVGIIKFIWTWNDYQGPLIMLNSTNLYTIPLGMQFFKEEFGTTISVMMMASLAAIIPLLVLFLVLQKQVIKGISIGGVKG; from the coding sequence ATGACGACACGAACATTCAAGCTGGGCAATGCGGTGCTGACCGCACTGTTTGGCATCATCTCGATCTTCTTCCTGCTGCCGCTCGTCTGGATGATCTCTGCGGCGTCGAAGACGGAGAAGGAGGTCTGGACGTTCCCGATCCAGTGGATTCCGAAAGAATGGCATTTTGTGCAAAACTTCAAGACGATCTGGATGGGGGATGTCTCCTTCGGCCTCTTCTACTGGAACTCGATCAAAATCGCCCTGATCTCCACGCTGGCAACGCTACTCATTTCCGCCATGGCGGGCTATGCGCTGTCCAAGCTGGAGTTCAAGGGCAAAGGGCTCGTCTTCGGCGCGATGATGGCCTTCATGATGATCCCGGAGCAGGCGACGCTCGTTCCCCGCTATATCATGATCAAGGAGTTCGGCCTGTACGACACGCATGCAGCGCTCATTCTGATGGGCATGTTCTCCAGCTACTTCACCTTCCTGCTGCGGCAGTTCATGCTCGGGGTGCATAACGACCTGCTGGAAGCGGCCGAACTCGATGGTGCGGGATTCTTCCGGATCTTCTGGAGCGTCATGCTGCCGCTCAGCCGTCCTATCCTGGCCACTGTCGGAATCATCAAATTCATCTGGACCTGGAACGATTACCAGGGGCCGCTGATCATGCTGAATTCCACCAACCTGTATACGATTCCGCTCGGCATGCAGTTCTTCAAGGAGGAGTTCGGCACTACGATTTCGGTGATGATGATGGCTTCGCTTGCGGCGATTATTCCGCTGCTCGTGCTGTTCCTGGTGCTTCAGAAGCAGGTCATCAAAGGCATTTCCATCGGGGGGGTCAAGGGATGA